In Roseivirga misakiensis, a single genomic region encodes these proteins:
- a CDS encoding ABC transporter permease → MLKNYFLIVLRTIRKNPGYAGVNILGLTLGITAFLLIVLVVRYEMSYDKFHADSDKIFRINNELKLSSGNYKYPNSGSALAPTLYNELPEVTAFTRIGGAGQQIIIEVDTELFKEENHFYADSTFLEFFNFELLRGVASDVLDAPNTVVLTESAAMRYFGSTDIIGKELTVKGGNERNYTVTGLLKDLPQNSHIQFQMLLSIETLRSQGNGLNNWGGQGFYSYIMLTDPKFADRVSAKMIELRDKNVPEDNRNTVNPDLTAFEDIHLKSNLRNEIVTNGSMDVVYIFTAIAVFVLLIAGINYMNLATARSAKRAQEVGIRKVLGAYKKQLVTQFLSESIMLTVISTLLSVGLVLLLIQPFGDYINKSLSADMILNPEVIGLLIAVIVIIGFGSGFYPALFLSAFRPAIVLKGKLIPGMGSSGFFRKALVVFQFVISIVMMIGTTMVYNQLSYMKNKSLGFQKDNILVVSNTNQAVTPQLNTFKNELINHPNIEGVTATLSKPGGLRPIMFVKSETVIDDEGGLNLAGINIDFDYMSTMEVEVVEGRDFNPQTPTDSTNAIIINRQAARELNLDAPVGKMIEVRNFQGQWEKKRIIGLIDNINFEPLQRKTESCFYANFLPNFQHLFIKLGDNDTNETVQFVASQWSKFAPAQPFEYSFLEDDLNQLYSTEEELSQIIIYFAILAISIACLGLFGLASFSTEQRIKEIGVRKVLGASLGQVLYLLSKDFATLIIIAILIASPVAYYLANWWLQNFAFAVNLSITTFLFAGLGALAIALLTVSYKTTMAAKSNPVKALRSE, encoded by the coding sequence ATGCTCAAGAACTATTTTTTAATCGTCCTTCGAACGATTCGTAAAAACCCTGGCTATGCCGGAGTCAATATTTTGGGTCTCACCTTAGGAATAACAGCCTTTTTGCTGATTGTATTAGTAGTTCGTTATGAAATGAGTTACGATAAATTTCATGCGGATAGCGATAAAATTTTTCGAATCAACAATGAGCTAAAACTTTCAAGTGGCAATTATAAATACCCAAATTCGGGTTCTGCTTTAGCTCCAACCCTATATAATGAATTGCCAGAGGTAACAGCTTTTACCCGGATTGGCGGGGCAGGGCAGCAAATTATCATTGAAGTTGATACCGAATTATTTAAGGAAGAAAACCACTTCTACGCCGATTCCACATTCCTAGAATTCTTCAATTTCGAACTCCTCAGAGGCGTAGCTTCAGATGTTTTAGACGCTCCTAATACAGTTGTTTTAACGGAAAGTGCTGCCATGCGCTATTTCGGTTCTACTGATATTATAGGCAAAGAATTGACTGTAAAGGGAGGAAACGAAAGAAACTATACTGTGACGGGTCTATTGAAAGATTTACCTCAGAACTCACACATTCAATTTCAGATGCTTCTTTCGATCGAGACTTTAAGAAGCCAAGGTAATGGATTGAATAACTGGGGAGGCCAAGGGTTTTACTCTTACATCATGTTGACAGATCCAAAATTTGCTGATCGGGTTTCGGCCAAGATGATCGAGCTTCGTGATAAAAATGTCCCCGAGGATAACCGAAACACTGTCAACCCTGATTTAACGGCTTTCGAAGATATCCATCTAAAGTCAAATCTAAGAAATGAGATTGTGACCAATGGCAGTATGGACGTGGTCTATATTTTTACTGCCATAGCAGTTTTTGTACTGCTGATCGCTGGTATCAACTATATGAATTTAGCTACCGCCAGATCGGCAAAGCGAGCACAGGAGGTTGGGATTAGAAAAGTCTTAGGGGCTTACAAAAAACAGTTAGTGACTCAATTTTTGAGTGAGTCCATTATGCTCACCGTTATATCAACACTTCTGTCGGTAGGGTTGGTGCTATTACTAATACAGCCTTTTGGAGACTACATTAATAAATCTCTAAGTGCTGATATGATTTTGAATCCAGAAGTTATTGGATTGCTCATCGCAGTGATCGTTATCATTGGGTTTGGGTCTGGATTTTATCCAGCACTCTTCTTATCAGCATTTCGTCCAGCGATTGTTTTGAAAGGGAAGCTTATACCTGGTATGGGAAGCTCGGGATTCTTTAGAAAGGCACTGGTTGTTTTTCAGTTCGTCATAAGCATCGTCATGATGATCGGGACTACAATGGTCTACAATCAGCTTAGCTATATGAAGAACAAATCGTTGGGCTTTCAGAAGGACAATATTTTGGTTGTTTCAAATACCAATCAGGCCGTTACCCCGCAGTTAAACACATTTAAGAATGAACTAATCAATCATCCAAATATTGAAGGTGTAACGGCCACGCTTAGTAAACCAGGTGGTTTGAGGCCGATCATGTTCGTGAAATCAGAAACGGTCATTGACGATGAAGGGGGATTGAATTTAGCTGGAATCAACATCGATTTTGATTACATGAGCACTATGGAAGTGGAGGTTGTTGAAGGACGTGATTTTAACCCACAAACACCGACTGACTCTACAAATGCGATTATTATCAATCGGCAAGCTGCACGTGAATTAAATTTAGATGCCCCAGTGGGTAAAATGATCGAAGTAAGAAATTTCCAGGGTCAATGGGAAAAGAAAAGGATTATCGGCCTCATCGATAATATCAATTTTGAACCACTGCAACGCAAAACAGAATCATGCTTTTATGCCAACTTTCTTCCTAATTTCCAACACCTGTTTATTAAACTAGGTGATAATGATACTAATGAAACAGTTCAGTTTGTGGCCTCTCAATGGTCTAAGTTTGCGCCTGCCCAACCATTCGAATATTCTTTTTTGGAAGACGATCTAAATCAACTGTATAGTACCGAAGAAGAGTTAAGTCAAATCATCATCTACTTTGCCATTTTGGCCATCAGTATTGCTTGCTTGGGCTTGTTTGGTCTAGCTTCCTTTTCGACAGAACAACGAATCAAAGAGATAGGTGTCAGGAAGGTTTTGGGGGCCTCTTTGGGGCAAGTTCTATACCTGCTTTCAAAAGATTTTGCCACTTTGATTATAATCGCCATTCTGATCGCTTCACCCGTCGCGTATTATCTAGCCAACTGGTGGTTGCAGAACTTTGCCTTTGCTGTAAACCTATCGATCACTACGTTTTTGTTCGCTGGTTTGGGAGCTTTGGCCATCGCACTTTTGACTGTTAGTTATAAAACCACAATGGCGGCCAAATCGAATCCAGTAAAAGCATTAAGGTCTGAATGA
- a CDS encoding ABC transporter ATP-binding protein, with translation MIKLQDIDKYIDSKYQRTFILKGIDLEIEQGEFVTIMGPSGAGKSTLMNIIGMLDEPSSGEYYFFDEPIHKMKERKRSDLHKHHIGFVFQAYHLIDELTVYENIETPLLYKGVKSSERKSLVAEMLDRFQMVAKKDLFPEQLSGGQQQLVGVARALIGQPKLLLADEPTGNLHSDQAEEIMELFQKLNEEGMTIIQVTHSKANAAYGKRTINLVDGGMDTDDRH, from the coding sequence ATGATAAAACTACAAGACATTGATAAGTATATAGATTCTAAATACCAGCGAACCTTTATCCTTAAAGGAATCGATTTAGAAATCGAACAAGGTGAATTTGTCACCATTATGGGGCCCAGTGGTGCTGGTAAATCTACCCTGATGAACATCATAGGAATGCTCGATGAACCTTCTTCTGGTGAGTACTATTTCTTTGATGAACCCATCCATAAAATGAAAGAACGCAAGCGTTCGGACTTGCATAAGCACCACATTGGATTCGTGTTTCAGGCATATCACCTCATCGATGAACTGACGGTGTATGAAAACATTGAAACGCCACTGCTTTACAAAGGCGTAAAGTCTTCTGAAAGAAAAAGTTTGGTAGCTGAAATGCTCGATCGTTTCCAAATGGTGGCCAAGAAAGACTTATTCCCAGAACAGCTTTCTGGTGGACAGCAGCAACTTGTTGGCGTTGCCAGGGCATTGATAGGTCAGCCAAAACTATTATTGGCAGACGAGCCAACGGGTAATTTACATTCCGATCAAGCCGAAGAAATTATGGAGCTTTTCCAAAAGCTGAATGAGGAAGGTATGACGATCATTCAAGTAACGCACTCCAAAGCCAATGCGGCTTACGGAAAACGTACCATCAATCTGGTCGATGGTGGTATGGATACGGATGATAGGCACTAA
- a CDS encoding fatty acid desaturase gives MGVIIAMAIILLWFAVLVFGLTLTLDFASPLVYLLILIQTHLYTGLFITAHDAMHGTVSKNRKLNTTIGHFTALLFSYNFYKRLFPKHHEHHKFVATDKDPDYHDGGFLAWYFSFLMQYVSWQQIVLMAITFNILKLFLPVENLILIWMLPAVLSTLQLFYFGTYLPHRGIHETGNQHKSRSQKLNHFVAFITCYFFGYHYEHHASPGTPWWQLWKVKEKQVY, from the coding sequence ATGGGTGTTATTATTGCGATGGCCATCATCCTTTTATGGTTTGCTGTGCTAGTATTTGGCTTAACACTGACGCTTGATTTTGCATCCCCACTGGTTTATTTGCTGATTTTAATTCAAACTCATTTATATACTGGTCTTTTCATAACAGCACATGATGCCATGCATGGCACGGTTTCTAAAAACAGAAAGCTCAATACGACAATAGGCCATTTTACCGCATTACTTTTCTCATATAATTTTTACAAAAGACTGTTTCCGAAGCACCACGAGCATCACAAATTTGTAGCCACGGATAAAGACCCTGATTACCATGATGGTGGCTTTTTGGCTTGGTATTTCAGCTTTCTGATGCAATATGTAAGCTGGCAGCAAATCGTGCTAATGGCCATTACATTCAACATACTCAAGCTCTTTTTGCCAGTAGAAAACCTGATCTTGATATGGATGCTACCAGCGGTACTATCTACATTGCAGTTGTTTTATTTTGGGACATACCTCCCCCATAGAGGCATTCATGAAACGGGTAACCAGCATAAATCAAGAAGCCAAAAACTCAATCATTTTGTAGCATTCATCACCTGCTATTTTTTCGGTTATCACTACGAACACCACGCCTCCCCTGGAACTCCTTGGTGGCAACTTTGGAAGGTAAAAGAGAAGCAAGTTTATTAA
- a CDS encoding 4-hydroxy-3-methylbut-2-enyl diphosphate reductase yields the protein MFNLRVDIDNNSGFCFGVVYAIEMAEDILETDGQLYCLGDIVHNDEEVRRLEAKGLHIIDHNDLVNIRNSKVLIRAHGEPASTYQLALQNDIELIDASCPVVLKLQNRIKNSFDKEEHIYIYGKHGHAEVIGLLGQTNNKATVFQELEELDLANLPREITLYSQTTKSTEKFSEINEVLSQNGITVKSHDTICRQVSNRNKELNYFAKLFDVIIFVSGTKSSNGKVLYKVCKNQNERTYFVSSLDDVRSEWFGKNESVGICGATSTPMWLMEDVKSHLEKL from the coding sequence ATGTTCAATCTAAGGGTAGATATAGATAACAACTCCGGCTTTTGTTTTGGGGTAGTCTATGCCATAGAAATGGCTGAAGATATTCTGGAAACAGATGGTCAGCTGTATTGCCTTGGAGATATTGTCCATAATGACGAAGAGGTCAGAAGACTTGAGGCAAAAGGGCTACATATAATTGACCACAATGACCTTGTTAATATCAGAAACAGCAAGGTTTTGATTCGCGCCCATGGAGAACCTGCCAGCACGTACCAATTAGCGTTGCAAAATGACATTGAACTGATTGATGCGTCATGTCCAGTAGTACTTAAACTTCAGAACAGAATTAAAAACTCTTTCGACAAGGAGGAGCATATCTACATTTATGGAAAACACGGCCACGCGGAAGTGATCGGCCTTTTGGGACAGACAAATAACAAAGCGACCGTATTCCAGGAATTAGAAGAACTAGATTTAGCAAATTTACCAAGGGAAATAACGCTCTACAGTCAGACTACGAAAAGCACCGAGAAGTTTTCTGAAATAAATGAAGTGCTCTCTCAAAACGGTATCACTGTCAAGTCACATGATACAATTTGTCGACAAGTTTCTAACCGAAACAAGGAATTGAACTACTTCGCCAAGCTTTTCGATGTCATCATCTTTGTCAGTGGCACCAAATCGTCAAATGGCAAGGTGCTCTATAAAGTATGCAAGAACCAGAACGAACGTACATACTTTGTTTCATCGCTTGATGATGTACGCTCTGAATGGTTTGGGAAAAACGAATCGGTTGGTATTTGTGGCGCTACTTCTACCCCAATGTGGCTTATGGAAGATGTAAAATCGCATCTAGAAAAGCTATAA
- a CDS encoding phytoene/squalene synthase family protein, producing MMELFDQTTLECSKLITQRYSTSFTLGIKTLDKKLHYPIYAIYGFVRYADEIVDTFHDHDKADLLARFKKDTYQAIEEKISLNPVLHSFQLVVNQYNLDHDLIEAFLHSMEMDLKETEYDQAGYEEYIYGSAEVIGLMCLKIFCNGDEASYQSLLPAAKSLGSAFQKVNFLRDIKSDFQERGRVYFPGIDFKNFTKAAKQEIEDDIQKDFDDALEGIQRLPNEAKKGVFLAYKYYLKLFRKIKNCPASKIQQQRIRVPNSRKFAILLGTYLQRSF from the coding sequence ATGATGGAATTATTTGACCAGACGACATTAGAGTGCAGTAAGCTGATCACTCAGCGCTATAGCACCTCTTTTACACTGGGGATTAAAACTTTGGATAAAAAACTCCATTACCCCATTTATGCCATCTACGGATTTGTGCGTTATGCTGACGAAATAGTCGATACATTCCATGACCATGACAAAGCTGACTTGCTCGCTCGGTTCAAAAAAGACACTTATCAGGCTATCGAAGAAAAGATCAGTTTAAATCCAGTATTACACTCCTTTCAACTCGTGGTTAACCAATACAATTTGGACCATGACCTAATTGAGGCCTTCCTACACAGTATGGAAATGGACCTAAAGGAAACTGAGTATGATCAGGCTGGGTATGAAGAATATATCTATGGTTCGGCAGAAGTAATCGGGCTTATGTGCCTAAAAATCTTTTGTAATGGCGATGAGGCTTCCTATCAATCCTTATTACCGGCTGCCAAAAGCCTAGGATCAGCCTTCCAAAAGGTGAATTTCCTGCGGGATATCAAAAGTGATTTTCAAGAAAGAGGACGAGTATATTTTCCTGGAATCGATTTTAAGAATTTTACCAAAGCGGCGAAACAAGAAATCGAAGACGATATTCAAAAAGACTTCGACGATGCCCTTGAGGGTATACAAAGGCTACCAAATGAGGCAAAGAAGGGAGTTTTTCTAGCCTATAAATACTACTTAAAACTTTTTAGGAAGATCAAAAATTGCCCAGCTTCCAAAATTCAGCAACAAAGAATAAGAGTGCCAAACTCAAGGAAATTCGCGATCCTATTGGGCACTTATCTCCAAAGAAGTTTCTAG
- a CDS encoding phytoene desaturase family protein, with product MNKKKALVIGSGFAGMSAAINLAHKGFDVTILEKNNTIGGRARHFSASGFTFDMGPSWYWMPDVFESFFNKFGKSVSDYYELIRLDPSYKVTYEGGDEMDIPADMGELEALFESIEPGSGQQLRAFLKQAAYKYEVGINKLVYKPGRSLTEFTSLKLLIDVVRMDVFQSMSKHVRKYFKNPRLIQLMEFPVLFLGALPENTPALYSLMNYADMSLGTWYPKGGMHKIVEAMGKLAEELGVKILTNHAVSKINHSGGMVKSVTTDQGEIYGDVLISGADYHHVETKLLDSETRNYSDKYWDSRVMAPSSLLYYLGIDKKLDGLLHHNLFFDTDFTPHAHDIYTDPKWPEKPLFYASLTSKTDPTVAPEGHENLFLLIPVAPGLEENDEIREKYLDMILTRMENHTGQSIKPHIVYKRSFAHRDFISDYNSFKGNAYGLANTLTQTAILKPSLKSKKLKNLYYTGQLTVPGPGVPPSLISGIVVADEVEKDLF from the coding sequence ATGAATAAGAAGAAGGCCTTAGTTATCGGTTCTGGTTTCGCTGGTATGTCAGCCGCCATTAATTTGGCTCATAAAGGATTTGACGTAACCATTCTTGAAAAAAATAACACCATTGGTGGACGAGCCCGACACTTTTCAGCGTCGGGCTTTACTTTTGATATGGGACCAAGTTGGTATTGGATGCCCGATGTATTTGAATCCTTTTTTAACAAGTTCGGCAAATCAGTTTCTGATTACTATGAACTGATCAGACTAGACCCCAGTTACAAGGTCACTTATGAAGGCGGCGATGAAATGGATATCCCAGCCGATATGGGTGAACTTGAAGCCCTTTTTGAATCCATTGAACCCGGTTCAGGCCAACAATTAAGAGCCTTTTTAAAACAAGCTGCCTACAAATATGAAGTGGGTATCAATAAACTCGTTTACAAGCCAGGCCGATCGCTTACTGAATTTACAAGCTTAAAACTCCTGATCGACGTCGTGCGCATGGATGTATTTCAGTCCATGAGTAAACATGTCAGAAAGTACTTTAAAAACCCTCGACTCATTCAGTTGATGGAGTTTCCTGTGCTTTTCTTGGGTGCTTTGCCAGAAAATACCCCTGCACTTTACAGCCTTATGAACTATGCAGACATGTCGCTAGGCACATGGTATCCCAAAGGCGGAATGCACAAGATAGTGGAAGCCATGGGCAAATTAGCGGAGGAGCTTGGTGTGAAAATTCTTACAAATCATGCCGTCAGTAAAATAAATCATAGCGGCGGCATGGTTAAATCCGTCACTACTGATCAGGGTGAAATTTACGGGGATGTACTCATCTCAGGAGCAGATTACCATCATGTCGAAACTAAGCTTCTAGACTCGGAAACCCGAAACTATTCCGATAAGTACTGGGACTCTAGAGTAATGGCACCATCCTCCTTATTATACTATTTAGGCATTGATAAAAAGCTGGATGGACTACTTCACCATAACCTTTTCTTCGATACGGATTTCACCCCACATGCGCATGATATATATACCGACCCTAAGTGGCCTGAAAAACCGCTTTTTTACGCTTCTTTAACTTCAAAAACCGACCCAACAGTGGCGCCTGAGGGGCACGAGAACTTGTTTCTATTAATTCCGGTCGCGCCGGGACTTGAAGAAAATGATGAGATAAGGGAAAAATACTTGGACATGATCTTAACCCGAATGGAAAATCACACGGGCCAAAGTATCAAGCCACATATAGTCTACAAAAGGAGTTTTGCCCATAGGGATTTTATCAGCGATTATAATTCTTTTAAAGGTAATGCCTACGGATTGGCCAATACGCTTACGCAAACTGCAATTCTGAAGCCGTCACTCAAGTCCAAGAAGTTAAAAAACCTCTATTATACAGGCCAGTTAACAGTACCTGGCCCGGGCGTTCCACCAAGTTTGATATCTGGAATTGTTGTCGCCGACGAGGTTGAAAAAGATTTGTTTTGA
- a CDS encoding RNA polymerase sigma factor: protein MTTVDFNYSLSNMTKTLKPFAIKLTKDHDDANDLLQETLMKAYNNREKFAEGTNLKAWLYTIMKNTFITNYQRMVRRGTFIDTTDNLHFINSTSTQIENRAAGNFALRDINTSIEKLDDVYKIPFMMYFRGFKYHEIADRLEIPIGTVKNRIHIARKQLKEKLRTYRA from the coding sequence ATGACTACTGTAGATTTCAATTACTCGCTATCAAACATGACTAAGACATTGAAGCCGTTTGCTATCAAGTTGACTAAAGATCATGATGACGCCAATGATTTACTTCAGGAAACGTTAATGAAGGCTTACAATAACAGAGAAAAATTTGCCGAAGGAACAAATCTGAAAGCATGGTTGTACACAATCATGAAAAATACGTTCATTACTAATTACCAAAGAATGGTAAGAAGAGGAACGTTCATTGATACTACTGACAACCTTCACTTTATTAACTCTACAAGTACGCAAATAGAAAATAGAGCGGCTGGTAATTTTGCACTCAGAGATATCAATACATCTATAGAAAAGCTAGACGATGTTTACAAGATTCCTTTTATGATGTACTTCAGAGGATTCAAGTATCATGAAATCGCCGACAGACTGGAAATTCCAATTGGTACTGTGAAAAATCGAATTCACATTGCTAGAAAACAATTGAAGGAAAAACTAAGAACATATAGAGCCTAA
- a CDS encoding MerR family transcriptional regulator, protein MANYSIKDLEHLSGIKAHTLRIWEQRYEIINPKRTDTNIRFYDQDDLKLVLNVSLLKDNGYKISKIAKMSKEEMTEIVWMVSEKLSSHTDQIHALTLSMIDMDEQRFEKIIASNAMKLGFERTMLNVIYPFLSKIGIMWMTDSINPAQEHFMSHLIRQKLIVAIDSLYTQITDASKKYMLFLPDGELHEISLLFANLLIRSRNNRTIYLGQSMPFHDLNVAYELYKPDYLLTIVTSRDAAISPQDYLNKLSEKYPESTILVSGSQVIGEDLDLNDNIVQINNPNQLIDYVEENTVEVIPN, encoded by the coding sequence GTGGCAAATTATTCGATAAAAGATCTGGAACACCTTTCGGGAATCAAAGCTCATACGTTACGTATTTGGGAGCAGCGATACGAAATAATTAATCCTAAAAGAACGGATACGAATATTCGATTCTACGATCAGGACGACTTAAAGCTCGTGCTCAATGTTTCTTTATTAAAAGACAACGGATACAAAATCTCCAAGATCGCCAAAATGTCGAAAGAGGAGATGACCGAGATTGTGTGGATGGTTTCTGAAAAACTATCCAGCCATACTGATCAAATCCATGCCCTAACGCTCTCCATGATTGACATGGATGAGCAAAGGTTTGAAAAAATCATTGCTTCTAATGCCATGAAGTTAGGTTTTGAGAGAACCATGCTGAATGTGATCTATCCATTCCTCTCTAAAATCGGCATCATGTGGATGACGGATTCCATTAATCCGGCGCAAGAACACTTTATGTCTCACCTCATCAGACAAAAGCTTATTGTTGCTATCGATAGTTTATATACCCAAATTACCGATGCTAGTAAAAAATACATGCTTTTCTTGCCAGATGGTGAACTTCATGAAATCAGCCTTTTATTTGCCAACCTTCTGATTCGTTCAAGAAACAACAGGACGATATACTTGGGCCAAAGTATGCCATTCCATGATTTGAACGTGGCCTACGAACTTTATAAACCAGACTACTTACTCACGATAGTCACCTCCAGAGATGCTGCCATCTCTCCACAAGACTATTTAAATAAGCTTTCTGAGAAGTATCCCGAATCAACCATTCTAGTATCTGGTAGTCAAGTCATAGGAGAAGACCTAGATTTGAACGACAATATCGTTCAAATTAACAACCCAAATCAACTGATCGATTACGTCGAAGAAAACACAGTTGAGGTAATTCCGAACTAA